A window of the Vigna angularis cultivar LongXiaoDou No.4 chromosome 3, ASM1680809v1, whole genome shotgun sequence genome harbors these coding sequences:
- the LOC108322735 gene encoding LOW QUALITY PROTEIN: uncharacterized protein LOC108322735 (The sequence of the model RefSeq protein was modified relative to this genomic sequence to represent the inferred CDS: deleted 1 base in 1 codon), whose amino-acid sequence MSQGFSRNLQRHKIVEQVLAIEEFFKHRVSNVVFMGMGEPTLNLTAVLEAQRCLNKDVKIGQRMITISTVGVPNTIKKLASHKLQSTLAVSLHAPNQKLRETIVPSAKSYPLDALMSDCRDYFRQTNRRVSFEYALLAGVNDSVDHAAELAELLHGAGSGYHVNLIPFNPIEDSEYKRPSKRAVLAFSGALESAKITVSVRHTRGLDANAACGQLRNKFQKTPLVTDPIGLGVSC is encoded by the exons atgtcacaggGGTTTTCAAGGAATCTTCAGAGACATAAAATCGTCGAACAG GTCTTGGCCATTGAGGAGTTCTTCAAGCATAGGGTGTCAAATGTAGTGTTTATGGGAATGGGTGAACCAACGTTAAATCTGACGGCAGTACTTGAAGCACAACGTTGCTTGAATAAG GATGTGAAAATTGGGCAAAGAATGATAACCATCTCCACTGTGGGCGTTCCAAATACAATAAAGAAACTTGCTTCTCACAAACTTCAATCTACCTTAGCTGTGAG CCTGCATGCTCCTAATCAGAAACTTAGGGAGACAATTGTTCCAAGTGCAAAATCCTACCCGCTGGATGCACTTATGTCAGACTGCAGAGATTACTTTCGGCAAACCAACAGGCGGGTTTCCTTTGAATATGCACTTTTAG CTGGAGTCAATGACTCGGTAGACCATGCAGCAGAACTTGCTGAGTTACTCCATGGAGCGGGCAGTGGATATCATGTCAACTTGATACCTTTCAATCCAATAGAGGACTCTGAGTATAAGCGTCCTTCCAAGAGAGCA GTGCTAGCATTTTCTGGCGCTTTGGAGTCTGCTAAAATAACTGTTAGTGTTCGTCATACAAGAGGGTTGGATGCAAATGCAGCTTGTGGCCAGCTACGG AACAAGTTCCAGAAAACTCCTCTGGTCACCGACCCTATTGGTCTTGGAGTAAGCTGTTGA
- the LOC108322737 gene encoding uncharacterized protein LOC108322737, whose amino-acid sequence MGRVYALVGSEAVSSSNLIICICLLLGVPCVVLFNSGTAHSFGAKACVEKLGMSVEELGVDLVVSTPTSGLIRMYSVCFRCPIVVEGSRFKVNLVYLPLPRLEVILGMDWLSTDRILVDCDHAAQESQSLNLVVVNDFLDDFLKKFLVYLLHVSMKVNFSAVFEILRENIFRTAPCHSHVRCDLRLARRCNLISRPLCVHPCPHVSNPRLRFSLVSQRRSWNSLPLTAVRKPTGASNFIISYTRGSLEKLRISISGFRNNLEEAGWKVGRSPIFETVTAADGTVKLLLKLEDNRLIETVGIPVMDDQGLSRLTAYVSSQVGCPLRCSFCATGKGGFSRNLQRHEIVEQVCVISIQVLAIEEFFKHRVSNVVFMGMGEPTLNLTAVLEAQRCLNKDVKIGQRMITISTVGVPNTIKKLASHKLQSTLAVR is encoded by the exons ATGGGCAGAGTGTACGCCCTGGTAGGGTCAGAGGCAGTCAGCTCAAGTAACCTCATCATCTGCATTTGTTTACTTCTTGGTGTGCCTTGTGTTGTGCTTTTTAATTCGGGGACAGCACACTCCTTCGGAGCGAAGGCATGTGTTGAAAAGTTGGGTATGTCTGTAGAAGAGTTAGGCgttgatctggtggtgtctacACCAACATCAGGGTTAATCAGGATGTATTCTGTGTGTTTCCGTTGTCCGATTGTTGTAGAGGGTAGTCGGTTCAAGGTAAACCTTGTCTATTTACCTTTGCCAAGATTAGAAGTAAtcttgggaatggattggttatctACCGATCGCATCCTGGTTGACTGCG ATCATGCGGCGCAGGAGAGTCAAAGTCTAAACCTCGTAGTGGTGAACGACTTCTTAGATGATTTCCTGAAGAAGTTTCTGGTTTACCTCCTCCACGTGAGCATGAAGGTCAACTTTAGTGCAGTCTTTGAAATATTGAGAGAGAATATT TTCAGAACTGCTCCATGCCACTCGCACGTACGGTGCGACCTCCGTCTCGCACGCAGATGCAACCTTATTTCTCGTCCGCTGTGCGTGCATCCATGTCCCCACGTGTCAAATCCCCGTCTCAGGTTCTCCTTGGTTAGTCAGAGAAGGAGCTGGAACAGCTTGCCCTTAACTGCGGTCAG GAAACCTACAGGGGCAAGCAACTTTATCATTTCTTATACCAGAGGAAGTTTAGAGAAATTAAGGATTTCTATCAGT GGTTTTAGGAATAATCTTGAAGAAGCTGGATGGAAGGTGGGGCGGTCTCCTATTTTCGAAACTGTAACTGCAGCTGATGGAACTGTTAAG TTATTGTTAAAGTTGGAGGACAATAGATTGATTGAAACTGTTGGCATTCCAGTTATGGATGATCAAGGTTTGAGTCGCCTCACGGCATATGTCTCATCACAG GTTGGTTGCCCTTTACGCTGCTCCTTTTGTGCCACTGGAAAAGGGGGGTTTTCAAGGAATCTTCAGAGACATGAAATCGTCGAACAGGTTTGTGTCATATCCATCCAG GTCTTGGCCATTGAGGAGTTCTTCAAGCATAGGGTGTCAAATGTAGTGTTTATGGGAATGGGTGAACCAACGTTAAATCTGACGGCAGTACTTGAAGCACAACGTTGCTTGAATAAG GATGTGAAAATTGGGCAAAGAATGATAACCATCTCCACTGTGGGCGTTCCAAATACAATAAAGAAACTTGCTTCTCACAAACTTCAATCTACCTTAGCTGTGAGGTAA
- the LOC128195733 gene encoding uncharacterized protein LOC128195733, with amino-acid sequence MARNEEKAQSMLNRFITMKAEEKKKLKERRPFLASECRDLSEADKWRQQIMREIGRKVAEIQNEGLGEHRLRDLNDEINKLIREKSHWERRIVELGGPNYAKHSAKMTDLDGNIVDVPNPGGRGPGYRYFGAAKKLPGVKELFEKPPELRKRRTRYDIYKRIDASYYGYRDDEDGVLERLEGPAEDAMRREAAEEWRRLDEVRREARKGVKSGEVAEVSAVAREMLREEEEVVEEERQREKEEEKEKREFIVHVPLPDEKEIERRVLEKKKMELLNKYVSEGLMEEQTEAKDMLNIQR; translated from the coding sequence ATGGCTCGAAACGAGGAGAAGGCGCAGTCGATGCTGAACCGCTTCATCACGATGAAGgcggaggagaagaagaagctgaAGGAACGCCGTCCGTTCCTTGCTTCGGAGTGCCGCGACCTGTCGGAGGCCGACAAGTGGCGCCAGCAGATCATGCGCGAGATCGGGCGGAAGGTGGCGGAGATTCAGAACGAGGGTCTGGGCGAACACCGCCTGCGTGATCTCAACGACGAGATCAACAAGCTCATTCGGGAGAAGTCTCATTGGGAGCGACGAATCGTGGAGCTCGGCGGGCCCAATTACGCCAAGCACTCGGCCAAAATGACGGACCTCGACGGCAACATTGTTGACGTTCCCAACCCGGGCGGGCGCGGCCCCGGTTACCGATACTTCGGCGCGGCGAAGAAGCTTCCCGGTGTCAAGGAGCTCTTCGAGAAGCCCCCGGAGCTCCGCAAGCGGCGCACGCGGTATGACATTTATAAGCGGATTGATGCGAGTTATTACGGTTACCGTGATGACGAGGATGGCGTGCTGGAGCGGCTGGAGGGCCCAGCGGAGGATGCGATGCGGCGGGAGGCGGCAGAGGAGTGGAGGAGATTGGATGAAGTGAGGAGGGAGGCGAGGAAGGGGGTGAAAAGTGGGGAGGTGGCAGAGGTGTCGGCGGTGGCTAGGGAGATGCTGagggaggaggaggaggtggtggaggaggagaggcaaagagagaaagaggaggagaaggagaagagggagTTTATTGTGCACGTGCCGCTGCCGGATGAGAAGGAGATTGAGAGGAGGGTgctggagaagaagaagatggagctGTTGAATAAGTATGTGAGTGAGGGGCTTATGGAGGAGCAGACCGAGGCCAAGGACATGCTCAATATTCAGCGTTAG